From Toxorhynchites rutilus septentrionalis strain SRP chromosome 2, ASM2978413v1, whole genome shotgun sequence, a single genomic window includes:
- the LOC129771095 gene encoding cuticle protein CP14.6-like: protein MYRTGINMMKFVLVCVISVGAILAAPPLKNLNDDPNGIALVRYNSDNNNEAGYKFTYEQSNKQIFSELGAPRDVSGGAKILAVEGAYTFVAPDGQTYWVNYRADENGFLPKSGTGTTGGIQAGQDAPVKN, encoded by the exons ATGTACAGGACAGGAATCAATATGATGAAGTTTGTGTTAGTTTGTGTCATTTCAGTGGGAGCAATTCTTGCTGCTCCTCCTCTGAAGAATCTGAATGATGATCCCAACGGAATCGCTTTGGTTCGGTACAATTCCGACAACAACAACGAGGCGGGTTATAAGTTTAC CTACGAACAGAGTAATAAGCAGATATTCTCCGAGCTGGGAGCTCCAAGGGATGTAAGCGGCGGGGCGAAGATTCTGGCGGTTGAAGGAGCTTACACCTTTGTAGCTCCCGATGGACAAACATATTGGGTCAATTATCGAGCCGATGAAAATGGATTCCTGCCCAAGAGTGGTACTGGAACCACGGGTGGAATTCAGGCAGGACAGGATGCTCCAGTGAAGAACTAA
- the LOC129767757 gene encoding leukocyte elastase inhibitor-like — translation MAKLLLILTALVIAGAQAELSDFTTSSTRFGFDFFKKAYNPSENAILSPLSIHSSLSMFYQLAGEKVTPEMQKHLYLPTDKSKAADDLRNWLAAGQDSNKNADALKTRSKIYHTNAKLKPDVIPLLHGQFGAEVESADFTEAEQVVRSVNAWVDQATGGLIKEFMDAGDVRDDNDLMLLNVVALSASWRVPFDPTHTEKTTFHFVNGDHDADMMYLEGDFPYTLDAENHCYAVELEYSEDTDLSMVLILPTEEHTLEQVVQRLSLDMYIALDSSLRSTKATVTIPKFTMRMKLDAKEQLKEMGLKAMFEKLDLNILARDKSRLGEVKQMSFIKVDEKGTEAVAATEIQAVGRSGGTQFIANRPFLYLIRKRSNKNIIFIGHFSVHES, via the exons ATGGCGAAGCTACTGCTAATACTCACGGCACTCGTTATCGCTGGAGCCCAAGCGGAACTCTCAG ATTTCACAACCTCCTCCACCCGGTTCGGTTTCGACTTCTTCAAGAAAGCCTACAACCCGTCAGAGAATGCCATTCTGTCACCACTTTCGATCCACTCCTCCCTGTCCATGTTTTACCAACTAGCCGGGGAAAAGGTAACACCAGAGATGCAAAAGCATCTCTACCTTCCCACTGACAAGTCGAAAGCTGCCGATGATCTCCGCAATTGGTTGGCCGCCGGCCAGGATAGCAACAAAAACGCGGATGCCCTTAAAACACGCTCTAAGATTTACCACACCAATGCGAAGCTCAAACCGGATGTGATTCCTCTGTTGCATGGCCAGTTCGGTGCAGAAGTTGAGTCCGCAGATTTCACGGAAGCGGAACAAGTGGTGCGCTCGGTTAACGCCTGGGTTGATCAAGCAACGGGTGGACTGATAAAGGAGTTCATGGACGCTGGAGACGTACGGGACGATAACGATCTGATGCTGTTGAATGTTGTGGCGTTGAGCGCATCCTGGAGGGTGCCATTCGATCCCACCCATACGGAGAAGACTACGTTTCACTTTGTCAACGGTGATCATGACGCGGACATGATGTATTTGGAGGGTGACTTCCCTTACACGTTGGACGCAGAAAATCACTGTTACGCTGTGGAGTTGGAGTACTCGGAGGACACAGACCTTTCGATGGTGCTCATTCTGCCAACTGAAGAACACACATTGGAGCAGGTTGTTCAGCGCTTGAGTCTTGATATGTACATTGCGTTGGATAGCTCGCTTCGTTCGACAAAAGCGACGGTAACGATTCCTAAATTTACGATGCGAATGAAGTTGGATGCCAAGGAGCAGCTGAAGGAGATGGGTTTGAAGGCGATGTTTGAGAAGTTGGATTTGAATATATTGGCGAGAGATAAGTCACGCCTTGGTGAGGTCAAACAGATGTCCTTCATCAAGGTTGATGAGAAAGGAACAGAGGCAGTCGCTGCAACTG AGATCCAAGCTGTCGGCCGAAGTGGAGGTACGCAATTTATCGCTAATCGTCCGTTCCTTTATTTGATCCGGAAGCGATCGAATAAGAATATCATCTTCATCGGTCATTTCTCCGTCCATGAATCTTGA
- the LOC129768429 gene encoding serpin B8-like: MIRPSEVLILLVGLATTIIARDQDLFLSGNWQWKFFQAIFNERRNIVTSPFTLHMGMTLMASTVNDRYTLRQMRDKLHLEENMAKTIELYRRQLSILSRNEALAFGTKAFAIGTDEFSPAFESGAYNLNASIQRDPWMDTARLINDANEWAKLTTSGRIDSILLPRDLNPNTRFILLNAIAFRGEWENQFDVANSRQEKFHATGDSKFYMAKMMRLQQTLFPMAVYEPLKSLALELPFRDDDFSMVLILPQMGVNLTQLVGNLNQTSFRELYSSLTPTKIAVKIPRISIRNTVNVNAIFRKLQLTAPFEWSVFQVFKNERLSLDKVKHSVSLEVDEKGVRAAAVSAVSMVIRSEAPSFSADRPFVYAVIKKSQQFPLFIGNYAFPIGETPLPV, translated from the exons ATGATTCGACCCAGTGAAGTTCTTATTCTACTGGTTGGCCTTGCGACCACTATCATCGCAAGAGATCAAGACCTGTTCCTCAGCGGGAATTGGCAATGGAAATTTTTCCAG GCAATTTTTAACGAACGCCGAAACATCGTTACGTCGCCTTTCACGCTTCACATGGGCATGACTCTGATGGCCAGTACCGTCAACGATCGCTACACACTCCGGCAAATGCGGGACAAATTACACCTGGAAGAGAATATGGCGAAGACGATAGAGCTGTACCGTCGCCAGCTATCGATTCTGTCCCGGAACGAGGCACTCGCTTTCGGAACGAAAGCTTTCGCCATTGGAACGGATGAATTCAGCCCAGCTTTCGAGTCGGGCGCATACAACCTGAACGCTTCTATCCAACGGGATCCGTGGATGGACACCGCACGACTTATCAACGACGCGAACGAATGGGCCAAGCTTACAACCTCCGGCAGAATTGATAGTATTCTTCTGCCGAGGGACTTGAACCCGAACACGCGGTTCATCCTGCTGAATGCAATCGCTTTCCGGGGCGAGTGGGAAAACCAGTTCGATGTTGCAAACTCGAGACAGGAAAAGTTCCATGCGACGGGTGACTCCAAGTTCTACATGGCGAAAATGATGAGGCTTCAACAAACTCTTTTTCCAATGGCGGTTTATGAGCCTCTTAAGAGTTTGGCTCTAGAGTTGCCATTTAGAGACGACGACTTTTCTATGGTGCTGATATTGCCCCAAATGGGGGTTAATTTGACCCAACTAGTGGGTAATCTGAATCAGACTTCATTCCGGGAATTGTATAGTAGTTTAACTCCAACTAAAATTGCGGTCAAAATACCTCGGATTAGCATTCGGAACACGGTTAACGTTAACGCTATCTTCCGGAAGCTTCAACTCACAGCACCATTTGAGTGGAGTGTTTTTCAGGTGTTCAAAAATGAACGCTTGTCTTTAGACAAAGTAAAACACAGTGTTTCTTTGGAGGTGGACGAGAAGGGAGTTCGAGCGGCAGCAGTATCAG CTGTATCGATGGTGATCCGAAGTGAGGCTCCTAGCTTTTCTGCAGATCGACCCTTTGTGTATGCTgtgattaaaaaatctcaacaatTTCCGTTGTTTATAGGGAATTATGCCTTTCCGATTGGCGAAACACCTCTACCGGTATGA